A genome region from Mugil cephalus isolate CIBA_MC_2020 chromosome 13, CIBA_Mcephalus_1.1, whole genome shotgun sequence includes the following:
- the slf2 gene encoding SMC5-SMC6 complex localization factor protein 2 isoform X2, with protein MKGRLVKDFASQRRSLPHFTSLHQETPMKPSQVPNRLSHPPPRRVLPLQPELCYRDRMDPHSTGPIHSPGFAPSIPSHIGSPVNRPHHIVKDRLGPPKQLPQHPVLFPGSPVHTGTSANRPQPMPRDRLDPLQHSAQSGRVPVIPANVDTSTTRPQPSTPSVFHPPSPQIIKTISNHSPSSHIRRDQVAESKVTSSNSGNNNVSPQRQDLNKAQSSDVKSSTLTVQLHRPPVGLLTSVSTDTRLPQEVHPRPHSGSERWLPGIKQWSAGGYQPPPDMQSSDMTSNYSSAVMHGSVTPCQSQQHEQKLPSESLIPAVDLNCTPQKRSMETEYCNDNAKKQCLQGVNSSSDMQTTKPAAGNSPDTPLAFELSSNHSSVSELSPNTTNGHPCMEPACGQSACSEISVVKPTQSCCTSKTPSPTGAKQAFINFTESEVVKLKEIRSPLNSGEGSGRRISEENDKRDKSSTLLSSKVPQRDIRSSCHTESGSRHSSHTSVLPVKTPSRGNHGEHSRKPDISISKPASKPNSGFPSSGTTHRNKIHRVRRPVVKLDDINDLFTPDPKTYIVNPGSKTAKPKIQGETIKSPPSEKVSTGTVTGSTTAVTVSPCHKPQSSTVTCAPHKVSSSACETQMLLPTVTLKRIHFENVMSIPPKDKKVTGSPMTPLGIQPKKQNVQPDHKHASLPSNNSDSCTLEATSSEPTSTSCSQSLPLVRQRSEVDRKQAKDEDPIDVELDLGLHFELDMDLTQSSLSSEEEELISLQEMMERVAKSPDIPEKGAASGPDTPVHRRSQPKTQLLPFTTKSGVYRNSLDQMLMDINTDKKAKEIEAQLLTACEEDLLRIAEYEKAEETREEGISAQQQEFLQRYSLMSSAIREVPPGEEVFNLEKFGEIFNQNTLQLRRCMVNPQGTAQKTLLWSSAAQLRLHVNIGLFQEAYNCSSPCPSQVTRFLFKMMSVHSERMVSEKILQALCDIACTAAYQIVENKCQQFEVWVPSLADVTLVLMNMGISFVTLFPLENLLPPFTEGDLLDDVYVKSESPSSNKEQITFPEHNCNNILKYLSYCMSLCPRAYSDNELLLLLTMVGRVGLDTRLVLRSGVELHPVQWKIVNNIRDWDTMLPKICLALADMTSDHHNMCLLVHLLPNNTRGKQLRRHLSLSMISKLLDGSCTYRPTQTEFQLSDLRPYLPRMQPSTLFQGIQTSSHEEDTVILDQQSYYLCYSLLTLANEASNFQFFPGHQKEQLLILSSELETHIKCDIRENEKCLYRTKVKDLVARIYTKWQMLLQRTRPLNGKLYDYWQPGNTGISRAEEQDNGEDTTVEEEPTMEENEEADEANLTGESDVAMVSEDEGEEKEEEKEEEKEEEKAEAEEDGTTDDAVKLVIDQLKQVITEMAPRAADEEMDGANVVSADGETQEKCVP; from the exons ATGAAGGGAAGACTCG tCAAGGACTTTGCCTCCCAGCGGCGCTCCTTACCCCACTTCACATCTTTACACCAGGAGACTCCAATGAAGCCCTCTCAGGTCCCTAACCGGCTTTCTCATCCACCTCCGAGGAGAGTGTTGCCACTTCAGCCTGAGTTGTGCTACAGAGACAGAATGGATCCTCATTCCACGGGACCGATACATTCACCAGGGTTCGCTCCAAGCATCCCATCTCATATTGGTTCCCCAGTGAATAGGCCCCATCACATTGTAAAGGACAGACTGGGCCCTCCAAAGCAACTGCCTCAACATCCAGTGCTGTTTCCAGGCAGCCCAGTTCACACTGGAACTTCAGCTAATAGGCCCCAGCCAATGCCAAGGGACAGACTGGATCCTCTGCAGCACTCTGCACAATCAGGGCGTGTTCCAGTCATTCCAGCCAACGTAGATACCTCAACTACAAGACCACAGCCTTCAACTCCCAGTGTATTTCATCCTCCATCCCCTCaaatcataaaaacaataagtaaCCACTCCCCATCCTCCCACATCAGGAGAGATCAAGTGGCTGAATCCAAGGTTACCTCATCTAACTCAGGAAATAACAACGTATCACCACAAAGACAAGACTTAAATAAG GCTCAGTCCAGTGATGTGAAGAGTTCCACACTTACTGTGCAGCTTCATCGGCCTCCCGTGGGCCTCTTGACATCTGTCAGTACTGACACCAGACTACCCCAAGAAGTTCACCCACGACCCCACTCAGGCTCAGAGCGCTGGCTTCCTGGTATCAAACAGTGGTCTGCAGGGGGCTACCAGCCTCCTCCAGATATGCAGTCTTCAGACATGACCAGTAATTACAGTTCAGCCGTCATGCACGGCTCTGTCACCCCTTGCCAG aGTCAGCAACATGAACAAAAGCTTCCGAGTGAATCATTAATTCCAG CAGTGGACTTGAATTGCACTCCTCAGAAGCGGTCTATGGAGACGGAGTACTGCAATGACAATGCCAAGAAACAGTGTCTTCAGGGAGTGAACTCTAGCTCAGACATGCAGACTACAAAACCTGCTGCTGGCAACTCACCAGACACTCCACTTGCCTTTGAGCTGTCGTCGAATCATTCTTCAGTCTCAGAACTGTCACCGAACACCACAAATGGCCATCCGTGTATGGAACCGGCATGTGGACAGTCGGCATGCTCAGAGATATCAGTAGTGAAACCCACACAGTCCTGCTGCACGTCAAAAACACCATCGCCAACGGGGGCAAAGCAAGCCTTTATAAATTTTACTGAGAGTGAAGTGGTTAAGTTAAAAGAAATCCGATCACCTTTGAATTCAGGGGAAGGAAGTGGGAGAAGAATAAGTGAGGAAAACGATAAAAGGGATAAATCAAGCACTTTGTTGTCCTCTAAGGTTCCTCAGAGAGACATAAGAAGCTCATGCCACACTGAATCAGGCAGCCGCCACTCTAGTCATACCTCAGTCTTACCGGTCAAGACCCCGAGCAGAGGTAATCATGGGGAGCACAGCAGAAAACCTGACATTAGCATTTCCAAACCTGCTTCAAAACCAAATTCAGGTTTCCCGAGTTCTGGTACAACACATCGGAATAAAATTCATCGTGTACGAAGACCTGTAGTAAAGTTAGATGATATAAATGACCTTTTTACTCCCGATCCCAAGACTTACATTGTAAACCCTGGATCTAAGACTGCAAAGCCCAAGATACAAGGGGAAACAATCAAATCACCACCTTCAGAGAAAGTTTCAACCGGCACCGTAACTGGCTCCACTACCGCAGTTACTGTGTCCCCATGTCACAAACCTCAAAGCTCCACGGTCACGTGCGCTCCACATAAAGTCTCCTCCTCAGCATGTGAGACACAAATGCTCTTGCCGACTGTAACTTTGAAGCggattcattttgaaaatgtaatGTCCATTCCTCCTAAAGACAAGAAAGTCACAGGTAGTCCCATGACTCCTTTAGGGATCCAGCCCAAAAAACAGAATGTTCAGCCTGATCACAAACACGCATCTCTGCCTTCCAACAATTCAGACTCATGCACATTAGAAGCTACCTCCTCTGAACCAACGTCTACGTCTTGTTCTCAGTCTCTGCCGCTGGTGAGGCAGAGAAGTGAAGTGGATCGAAAACAAGCAAAAGACGAGGATCCGATAGATGTGGAGCTGGACCTGGGCCTGCACTTTGAGTTGGATATGGATTTGACCCAGAGCTCCCTTAGCagtgaggaggaagagctgaTTTCTTTACAGGAGATGATGGAGCGTGTTGCCAAATCTCCAGATATACCGGAGAAGGGAGCCGCCTCAGGTCCGGATACACCGGTACATCGCAGAAGCCAGCCCAAAACT CAACTATTGCCGTTCACCACAAAGTCAGGTGTGTACAGGAACAGCCTCGACCAGATGCTGATGGAtatcaacacagacaaaaa AGCGAAAGAGATCGAGGCACAGCTTCTGACAGCGTGCGAGGAGGACCTGCTGAGGATAGCTGAATATGAGAAGGCGGAGGAGACCCGGGAGGAGGGCATCTCCGCTCAGCAGCA GGAGTTCCTGCAGCGCTACTCGTTAATGTCCAGTGCAATCAGGGAAGTGCCTCCGGGGGAGGAAGTGTTCAACCTGGAGAAGTTCGGCGAGATCTTTAACCAGAATACGCTGCAGCTCAGGCGATGCATGGTCAATCCGCAGGGGACAGCACAGAAAACTCTTCTTTG GTCCAGCGCAGCTCAGCTGAGACTGCATGTGAATATTGGATTGTTCCAGGAGGCTTACAACTGTAGCTCACCCTGTCCATCTCAGGTTACCCGTTTTCTTTTCAAG atgaTGTCTGTTCACAGTGAGAGGATGGTGTCTGAAAAGATACTCCAAGCACTCTGTGACATCGCCTGCACTGCTGCTTATCAGATAG TTGAAAACAAATGCCAGCAGTTTGAAGTGTGGGTTCCCAGTTTAGCAGATGTGACACTGGTTCTGATGAATATGGGGATTTCCTTTGTTACGCTGTTTCCTTTGGAGAATCTACTGCCTCCGTTCACAGAAGGAGACTTGCT GGATGACGTCTATGTCAAAAGCGAGAGTCCCTCCAGTAACAAGGAGCAGATCACTTTCCCTGAACACAACTGCAACAACATCTTGAAG TACCTGTCTTACTGTATGAGCCTGTGCCCTCGAGCGTACAGCGACAAcgagctgctgttgctgctgacGATGGTCGGCAGGGTCGGCCTGGACACGCGGCTGGTCCTCCGGTCCGGCGTGGAGCTGCACCCTGTACAGTGGAAAATCGTCAACAACATCAGGGACTGGGACACTATG ctGCCCAAAATCTGTCTGGCCCTCGCTGATATGACTAGTGATCATCACAACATGTGTTTACTGGTTCACCTTCTGCCTAACAACACACGTGGAAA ACAACTGCGCCGACACTTGAGTCTGTCCATGATCTCCAAGTTGTTAGATGGAAGTTGCACCTacagaccaacacaaacagagttTCAG CTCTCTGACCTGAGGCCATACCTTCCCCGAATGCAACCCTCCACTCTATTCCAAGGCATCCAGACGTCCTCTCACGAAGAGGACACGGTCATTTTAGACCAACAG TCGTACTACCTGTGCTACAGCCTTCTGACTCTGGCAAACGAAGCAAGCAATTTTCAGTTCTTCCCAGGCCATCAGAAG GAGCAGCTGCTGATTTTGTCGTCCGAGCTGGAAACGCATATCAAGTGTGACATCAGAGAGAATGAGAAGTGTCTGTACCGGACAAAA GTGAAGGACCTGGTAGCCAGGATTTATACTAAGTGGCAGATGCTCCTCCAGAGGACCAGGCCCCTCAAT GGTAAGCTGTATGATTATTGGCAGCCTGGGAACACTGGGATAAGTCGCGCAGAAGAACAAGACAATGGAGAAGACACCACAGTAGAAGAAGAGCCTACGATGGAGGAGAATGAGGAAGCGGACGAAGCCAATTTAACCGGAGAGAGTGATGTGGCAATGGTTTCtgaggatgaaggagaggagaaagaagaggagaaagaagaggagaaggaagaggagaaggcgGAAGCAGAGGAAGATGGTACAACAGACGATGCAGTAAAACTTGTCATTGATCAGTTGAAGCAAGTGATAACTGAGATGGCGCCTCGAGCAGCGGATGAGGAGATGGATGGCGCTAACGTAGTGTCTGCTGATGGGGAGACTCAAGAAAAATGTGTCCCCTGA
- the LOC125018892 gene encoding phosphoglycerate mutase 1-like, with translation MAAYKLVLIRHGESNWNQENRFCGWFDADLSATGEKEARRGGQALKDAGFEFDICYTSVLKRAIRTLWLVLDGIDQMWVPVHRTWRLNERHYGGLTGLNKAETAAKHGEAQVKIWRRSFDIPPPPMGPDHDYYTIISKDRRYADLTDDQLPSCESLKDTIARALPYWNDEIAPQIKKGKKVLIAAHGNSLRGIVKHLEGMSDEAIMELNLPTGIPILYELDKNLKPVKPMQFLGDEETVRKAMEAVAAQGKAKK, from the exons ATGGCCGCCTACAAACTGGTGCTGATTCGCCACGGAGAGAGCAACTGGAACCAGGAAAATCGGTTCTGCGGCTGGTTCGATGCAGATTTGAGCGCAACCGGAGAAAAGGAGGCGAGGAGAGGCGGACAGGCCCTGAAAG ATGCCGGCTTCGAGTTTGACATTTGCTACACCTCCGTGCTGAAGCGCGCCATCAGGACCCTGTGGCTGGTCTTGGACGGCATTGACCAGATGTGGGTGCCTGTGCACCGGACCTGGCGCCTCAACGAGCGCCACTACGGAGGTCTGACGGGGCTAAACAAGGCCGAGACCGCCGCCAAGCACGGAGAAGCTCAGGTGAAGATCTGGAGGCGCTCGTTTgacatccctcctcctcccatggGCCCAGACCATGACTACTACACTATCATCAGCAAG GATCGTCGCTATGCAGACCTGACAGATGACCAGCTACCTTCCTGCGAGAGCCTTAAGGACACCATCGCTCGGGCTCTGCCCTACTGGAACGACGAGATCGCCCCTCAGATTAAGAAGGGGAAGAAGGTGCTCATCGCTGCCCATGGAAACAGTCTGAGGGGGATCGTCAAGCACCTGGAGG GAATGTCAGATGAAGCCATCATGGAGCTGAACCTGCCAACGGGCATCCCCATTCTCTATGAGCTGGACAAGAACCTGAAACCCGTGAAGCCGATGCAGTTCCTGGGAGATGAGGAGACTGTACGCAAAGCCATGGAGGCCGTTGCTGCTCAGGGAAAAGccaagaaataa
- the LOC125018983 gene encoding arginine vasopressin-induced protein 1-like isoform X2 → MPPIPLIAWMDSGPASSSSSMLAGPSSLWRLAERRNRKAGSANIFSSVNLWQLQRLFRAAGDQDAEQRAQLVWGHGDEAELAQALIGLRARNHRRGLRANGREALGSHWLRAFNHLRIGESSPSSQGKDPGEESDAEAGARSSPEPCRRTSAGTAGRGKGATVALNESQSPAGTSERPVRTSSGLRRGGENNPERSLCRTKC, encoded by the exons ATGCCACCCATCCCTCTGATTGCCTGGATGGACAGCGgacccgcctcctcctcctcctccatgttggcGGGCCCTTCTTCGCTGTGGCGGCTGGCcgagaggaggaacaggaaagCCGGCTCAGCGAACATTTTCAGCAGCGTGAACCTGTGGCAGCTCCAGAGGCTGTTCAGGGCGGCAGGAGACCAGGATGCGGAGCAGAGGGCCCAGCTGGTTTGGGGTCATGGAGATGAGGCTGAACTGGCTCAGGCTTTAATAGGGCTTAGGGCCCGAAATCACCGCAGAGGCCTGAGGGCTAACGGAAGGGAGGCACTGGGCTCACACTGGCTTCGAGCCTTCAATCAcctcag gaTTGGGGAGAGCTCACCAAGCAGTCAGGGGAAGGATCCCGGGGAGGAGAGCGACGCTGAAGCAGGAGCCCGGAGCAGTCCGGAGCCCTGCAGACGCACTTCGGCGGGgacagcaggaagaggaaaggggGCTACAGTGGCTCTAAATGAGAGCCAGAGCCCTGCAGGGACATCCGAGAGACCAGTTAGAACCAGCTCAGgactgaggagaggaggggagaacAACCCAGAGAG ATCACTCTGCAGAACAAAGTGCTGA
- the marveld1 gene encoding MARVEL domain-containing protein 1, with translation MPPQPPQPPQPQVRQNILKFLKTFLGIVRLLQIVFGAGLWVTVAASKYGGSIHFVLFVAVLFWLLTLALFFITLLDKQDLVPFVGGDRWLSTNLAHDVAAAVLYLPAIGIMIHNTNKNSFCNLDQYKHPCLYKGYLTAAVFSCLCCLVYLLSVIYGACRKCRGEQTVI, from the coding sequence ATGCCACCCCAACCTCCCCAACCTCCCCAGCCGCAGGTGAGGCAGAACATCCTGAAGTTCCTCAAGACTTTTTTGGGAATCGTCCGGCTCTTGCAGATCGTGTTCGGAGCAGGGTTGTGGGTCACCGTCGCCGCCAGCAAATACGGGGGATCCATCCACTTCGTCCTGTTCGTCGCCGTGCTCTTCTGGCTCCTCACCCTCGCCCTTTTCTTCATCACGCTCCTGGACAAGCAGGACCTCGTCCCGTTTGTGGGAGGGGACCGCTGGTTGTCCACCAACCTGGCGCACGACGTGGCCGCTGCGGTGCTCTACCTGCCGGCCATAGGGATCATGATCCACAACACGAATAAAAACTCGTTCTGCAACCTTGATCAGTACAAGCACCCCTGTCTGTACAAGGGCTACCTGACAGCCGCCGTCTTCTCCTGCCTGTGCTGTTTGGTTTATCTCCTGTCGGTTATTTATGGGGCTTGCAGGAAGTGCAGGGGAGAACAAACGGTCATCTGA
- the slf2 gene encoding SMC5-SMC6 complex localization factor protein 2 isoform X1: MRKATENEGKTRILAECFSPGNKVKDFASQRRSLPHFTSLHQETPMKPSQVPNRLSHPPPRRVLPLQPELCYRDRMDPHSTGPIHSPGFAPSIPSHIGSPVNRPHHIVKDRLGPPKQLPQHPVLFPGSPVHTGTSANRPQPMPRDRLDPLQHSAQSGRVPVIPANVDTSTTRPQPSTPSVFHPPSPQIIKTISNHSPSSHIRRDQVAESKVTSSNSGNNNVSPQRQDLNKAQSSDVKSSTLTVQLHRPPVGLLTSVSTDTRLPQEVHPRPHSGSERWLPGIKQWSAGGYQPPPDMQSSDMTSNYSSAVMHGSVTPCQSQQHEQKLPSESLIPAVDLNCTPQKRSMETEYCNDNAKKQCLQGVNSSSDMQTTKPAAGNSPDTPLAFELSSNHSSVSELSPNTTNGHPCMEPACGQSACSEISVVKPTQSCCTSKTPSPTGAKQAFINFTESEVVKLKEIRSPLNSGEGSGRRISEENDKRDKSSTLLSSKVPQRDIRSSCHTESGSRHSSHTSVLPVKTPSRGNHGEHSRKPDISISKPASKPNSGFPSSGTTHRNKIHRVRRPVVKLDDINDLFTPDPKTYIVNPGSKTAKPKIQGETIKSPPSEKVSTGTVTGSTTAVTVSPCHKPQSSTVTCAPHKVSSSACETQMLLPTVTLKRIHFENVMSIPPKDKKVTGSPMTPLGIQPKKQNVQPDHKHASLPSNNSDSCTLEATSSEPTSTSCSQSLPLVRQRSEVDRKQAKDEDPIDVELDLGLHFELDMDLTQSSLSSEEEELISLQEMMERVAKSPDIPEKGAASGPDTPVHRRSQPKTQLLPFTTKSGVYRNSLDQMLMDINTDKKAKEIEAQLLTACEEDLLRIAEYEKAEETREEGISAQQQEFLQRYSLMSSAIREVPPGEEVFNLEKFGEIFNQNTLQLRRCMVNPQGTAQKTLLWSSAAQLRLHVNIGLFQEAYNCSSPCPSQVTRFLFKMMSVHSERMVSEKILQALCDIACTAAYQIVENKCQQFEVWVPSLADVTLVLMNMGISFVTLFPLENLLPPFTEGDLLDDVYVKSESPSSNKEQITFPEHNCNNILKYLSYCMSLCPRAYSDNELLLLLTMVGRVGLDTRLVLRSGVELHPVQWKIVNNIRDWDTMLPKICLALADMTSDHHNMCLLVHLLPNNTRGKQLRRHLSLSMISKLLDGSCTYRPTQTEFQLSDLRPYLPRMQPSTLFQGIQTSSHEEDTVILDQQSYYLCYSLLTLANEASNFQFFPGHQKEQLLILSSELETHIKCDIRENEKCLYRTKVKDLVARIYTKWQMLLQRTRPLNGKLYDYWQPGNTGISRAEEQDNGEDTTVEEEPTMEENEEADEANLTGESDVAMVSEDEGEEKEEEKEEEKEEEKAEAEEDGTTDDAVKLVIDQLKQVITEMAPRAADEEMDGANVVSADGETQEKCVP; this comes from the exons ATGAGAAAAGCGACAGAAAATGAAGGGAAGACTCG AATACTCGCGGAATGCTTCTCTCCGGGGAATAAAG tCAAGGACTTTGCCTCCCAGCGGCGCTCCTTACCCCACTTCACATCTTTACACCAGGAGACTCCAATGAAGCCCTCTCAGGTCCCTAACCGGCTTTCTCATCCACCTCCGAGGAGAGTGTTGCCACTTCAGCCTGAGTTGTGCTACAGAGACAGAATGGATCCTCATTCCACGGGACCGATACATTCACCAGGGTTCGCTCCAAGCATCCCATCTCATATTGGTTCCCCAGTGAATAGGCCCCATCACATTGTAAAGGACAGACTGGGCCCTCCAAAGCAACTGCCTCAACATCCAGTGCTGTTTCCAGGCAGCCCAGTTCACACTGGAACTTCAGCTAATAGGCCCCAGCCAATGCCAAGGGACAGACTGGATCCTCTGCAGCACTCTGCACAATCAGGGCGTGTTCCAGTCATTCCAGCCAACGTAGATACCTCAACTACAAGACCACAGCCTTCAACTCCCAGTGTATTTCATCCTCCATCCCCTCaaatcataaaaacaataagtaaCCACTCCCCATCCTCCCACATCAGGAGAGATCAAGTGGCTGAATCCAAGGTTACCTCATCTAACTCAGGAAATAACAACGTATCACCACAAAGACAAGACTTAAATAAG GCTCAGTCCAGTGATGTGAAGAGTTCCACACTTACTGTGCAGCTTCATCGGCCTCCCGTGGGCCTCTTGACATCTGTCAGTACTGACACCAGACTACCCCAAGAAGTTCACCCACGACCCCACTCAGGCTCAGAGCGCTGGCTTCCTGGTATCAAACAGTGGTCTGCAGGGGGCTACCAGCCTCCTCCAGATATGCAGTCTTCAGACATGACCAGTAATTACAGTTCAGCCGTCATGCACGGCTCTGTCACCCCTTGCCAG aGTCAGCAACATGAACAAAAGCTTCCGAGTGAATCATTAATTCCAG CAGTGGACTTGAATTGCACTCCTCAGAAGCGGTCTATGGAGACGGAGTACTGCAATGACAATGCCAAGAAACAGTGTCTTCAGGGAGTGAACTCTAGCTCAGACATGCAGACTACAAAACCTGCTGCTGGCAACTCACCAGACACTCCACTTGCCTTTGAGCTGTCGTCGAATCATTCTTCAGTCTCAGAACTGTCACCGAACACCACAAATGGCCATCCGTGTATGGAACCGGCATGTGGACAGTCGGCATGCTCAGAGATATCAGTAGTGAAACCCACACAGTCCTGCTGCACGTCAAAAACACCATCGCCAACGGGGGCAAAGCAAGCCTTTATAAATTTTACTGAGAGTGAAGTGGTTAAGTTAAAAGAAATCCGATCACCTTTGAATTCAGGGGAAGGAAGTGGGAGAAGAATAAGTGAGGAAAACGATAAAAGGGATAAATCAAGCACTTTGTTGTCCTCTAAGGTTCCTCAGAGAGACATAAGAAGCTCATGCCACACTGAATCAGGCAGCCGCCACTCTAGTCATACCTCAGTCTTACCGGTCAAGACCCCGAGCAGAGGTAATCATGGGGAGCACAGCAGAAAACCTGACATTAGCATTTCCAAACCTGCTTCAAAACCAAATTCAGGTTTCCCGAGTTCTGGTACAACACATCGGAATAAAATTCATCGTGTACGAAGACCTGTAGTAAAGTTAGATGATATAAATGACCTTTTTACTCCCGATCCCAAGACTTACATTGTAAACCCTGGATCTAAGACTGCAAAGCCCAAGATACAAGGGGAAACAATCAAATCACCACCTTCAGAGAAAGTTTCAACCGGCACCGTAACTGGCTCCACTACCGCAGTTACTGTGTCCCCATGTCACAAACCTCAAAGCTCCACGGTCACGTGCGCTCCACATAAAGTCTCCTCCTCAGCATGTGAGACACAAATGCTCTTGCCGACTGTAACTTTGAAGCggattcattttgaaaatgtaatGTCCATTCCTCCTAAAGACAAGAAAGTCACAGGTAGTCCCATGACTCCTTTAGGGATCCAGCCCAAAAAACAGAATGTTCAGCCTGATCACAAACACGCATCTCTGCCTTCCAACAATTCAGACTCATGCACATTAGAAGCTACCTCCTCTGAACCAACGTCTACGTCTTGTTCTCAGTCTCTGCCGCTGGTGAGGCAGAGAAGTGAAGTGGATCGAAAACAAGCAAAAGACGAGGATCCGATAGATGTGGAGCTGGACCTGGGCCTGCACTTTGAGTTGGATATGGATTTGACCCAGAGCTCCCTTAGCagtgaggaggaagagctgaTTTCTTTACAGGAGATGATGGAGCGTGTTGCCAAATCTCCAGATATACCGGAGAAGGGAGCCGCCTCAGGTCCGGATACACCGGTACATCGCAGAAGCCAGCCCAAAACT CAACTATTGCCGTTCACCACAAAGTCAGGTGTGTACAGGAACAGCCTCGACCAGATGCTGATGGAtatcaacacagacaaaaa AGCGAAAGAGATCGAGGCACAGCTTCTGACAGCGTGCGAGGAGGACCTGCTGAGGATAGCTGAATATGAGAAGGCGGAGGAGACCCGGGAGGAGGGCATCTCCGCTCAGCAGCA GGAGTTCCTGCAGCGCTACTCGTTAATGTCCAGTGCAATCAGGGAAGTGCCTCCGGGGGAGGAAGTGTTCAACCTGGAGAAGTTCGGCGAGATCTTTAACCAGAATACGCTGCAGCTCAGGCGATGCATGGTCAATCCGCAGGGGACAGCACAGAAAACTCTTCTTTG GTCCAGCGCAGCTCAGCTGAGACTGCATGTGAATATTGGATTGTTCCAGGAGGCTTACAACTGTAGCTCACCCTGTCCATCTCAGGTTACCCGTTTTCTTTTCAAG atgaTGTCTGTTCACAGTGAGAGGATGGTGTCTGAAAAGATACTCCAAGCACTCTGTGACATCGCCTGCACTGCTGCTTATCAGATAG TTGAAAACAAATGCCAGCAGTTTGAAGTGTGGGTTCCCAGTTTAGCAGATGTGACACTGGTTCTGATGAATATGGGGATTTCCTTTGTTACGCTGTTTCCTTTGGAGAATCTACTGCCTCCGTTCACAGAAGGAGACTTGCT GGATGACGTCTATGTCAAAAGCGAGAGTCCCTCCAGTAACAAGGAGCAGATCACTTTCCCTGAACACAACTGCAACAACATCTTGAAG TACCTGTCTTACTGTATGAGCCTGTGCCCTCGAGCGTACAGCGACAAcgagctgctgttgctgctgacGATGGTCGGCAGGGTCGGCCTGGACACGCGGCTGGTCCTCCGGTCCGGCGTGGAGCTGCACCCTGTACAGTGGAAAATCGTCAACAACATCAGGGACTGGGACACTATG ctGCCCAAAATCTGTCTGGCCCTCGCTGATATGACTAGTGATCATCACAACATGTGTTTACTGGTTCACCTTCTGCCTAACAACACACGTGGAAA ACAACTGCGCCGACACTTGAGTCTGTCCATGATCTCCAAGTTGTTAGATGGAAGTTGCACCTacagaccaacacaaacagagttTCAG CTCTCTGACCTGAGGCCATACCTTCCCCGAATGCAACCCTCCACTCTATTCCAAGGCATCCAGACGTCCTCTCACGAAGAGGACACGGTCATTTTAGACCAACAG TCGTACTACCTGTGCTACAGCCTTCTGACTCTGGCAAACGAAGCAAGCAATTTTCAGTTCTTCCCAGGCCATCAGAAG GAGCAGCTGCTGATTTTGTCGTCCGAGCTGGAAACGCATATCAAGTGTGACATCAGAGAGAATGAGAAGTGTCTGTACCGGACAAAA GTGAAGGACCTGGTAGCCAGGATTTATACTAAGTGGCAGATGCTCCTCCAGAGGACCAGGCCCCTCAAT GGTAAGCTGTATGATTATTGGCAGCCTGGGAACACTGGGATAAGTCGCGCAGAAGAACAAGACAATGGAGAAGACACCACAGTAGAAGAAGAGCCTACGATGGAGGAGAATGAGGAAGCGGACGAAGCCAATTTAACCGGAGAGAGTGATGTGGCAATGGTTTCtgaggatgaaggagaggagaaagaagaggagaaagaagaggagaaggaagaggagaaggcgGAAGCAGAGGAAGATGGTACAACAGACGATGCAGTAAAACTTGTCATTGATCAGTTGAAGCAAGTGATAACTGAGATGGCGCCTCGAGCAGCGGATGAGGAGATGGATGGCGCTAACGTAGTGTCTGCTGATGGGGAGACTCAAGAAAAATGTGTCCCCTGA